TGTTGAGAAAACAATTTATCCTTTACTATTTCAGTTGCTGCTGAAGTGTTAAAACAAGGCACACCTAATCTTTCTAGATGCCTTATTACGGCCAAAGCAAAATAGGTTGTCCCAGCCCCCATGCGAGGTAACACAAAATCAGGTAATGGTGAAATTTGACCATCAACTAAAATACTTTTTCTATCTTCGCGTGTAACCATTAAATCTATTTGATCCGGAGATAAAACGTCAATTTCTATATCCATTTTTTCTGCTTCTTCCACAAAGCGATTTATCTCATACATTTCTGGTTTTAAATCTACTGTTGTTTGTTTGTATAAAATCCAGCCTTTCAAACAAATAACTCCTTTCAATTTAACTGTTTAAGTTAATAAAAATATATTTTTACATACTAATATAGTTTATATTTATCTAACTAAATAAACAATATAAAAATTATGCTCTTTTGGTAAAGTTTTCGATATTTTATTTTCTAACAAGATTCAGATAATACCCCTATTTGTTTCCTTATTTCTATTAAAATGTTATAATTTTATGTTAGTAGTGTTAAATTATGATGTTAGTAAAGTTTTAACATTATGTAAGTGATATATTAAATAATATTTGAGGTGCGATAAATGAAATATGCAATTTTAGTTTTTCTAGCTGGGTGTAGTTATGGTATGTTATCTACCCTAGTTAAACTAGCGTACGGATTAGGTTTCAATGTAAGTGAAGTAGTTGGAGCGCAATATTATTTTGGACTTTTAGTTTTAAGTATTATTATGATTTTTATGCCTAAAACCAAACTTAATCTTAAAACTGCTTTGTCTCTCATGTTAGTCGGAGCATTTACAGCTTTAACTGGTATTTTTTATTCCTATGCCTTAAAATTGGTTTCTGCTACCCTTGGGGTGGTACTTTTATTCCAATTTACTTGGATAGGTGTTTTGATTGAAGCAATTGTAGATAAGACATTCCCAAGCCGAGCAAAATTACTTTCCCTCCCTTTCTTATTTATGGGCACATTAATGGCAGGTGGAGTTTTTGCCCTTGAAAAAATGGAGTTTAATTTGTTAGGTACTTTATTTGGACTACTTGCTGCTTTAACCTTTGCAACATTCATATTTCTTGCAAGTAGAATAGCAATCGATCAGCCAACCTTTACACGAACTTATTGGATAGCCCTAGGAGCTGTATGTTTAGTTACTATTGTTTACCCTCCTAAGTTTTTAGTCAATGGTGCTTTGGTTAATGGTTTATTTAAATATGGTCTAGTACTTGGAGTCTTGAGCCCCGCTATTGCGCCCCTTTTATTTGCTATGGGTGCTCCAAAAACCGGCAGTGGTTTAGCTACTATTTTAAGCTCTTCAGAACTACCTGTAGCAATCTTAATGTCTTCTTTAATTTTAAGAGAACAAGTTTCACTAGTACAATGGTTAGGAATATTTACTATTCTTTTAGGGATAGCTAGCCCCTATATTTATTCTTATTTTAAACAGCAATATACTTCTAAATCCCTCTTAGAACTTGAAAAGCAACC
Above is a window of Desulfonispora thiosulfatigenes DSM 11270 DNA encoding:
- a CDS encoding EamA family transporter, with protein sequence MKYAILVFLAGCSYGMLSTLVKLAYGLGFNVSEVVGAQYYFGLLVLSIIMIFMPKTKLNLKTALSLMLVGAFTALTGIFYSYALKLVSATLGVVLLFQFTWIGVLIEAIVDKTFPSRAKLLSLPFLFMGTLMAGGVFALEKMEFNLLGTLFGLLAALTFATFIFLASRIAIDQPTFTRTYWIALGAVCLVTIVYPPKFLVNGALVNGLFKYGLVLGVLSPAIAPLLFAMGAPKTGSGLATILSSSELPVAILMSSLILREQVSLVQWLGIFTILLGIASPYIYSYFKQQYTSKSLLELEKQPH